Proteins found in one Nostoc sp. NIES-3756 genomic segment:
- a CDS encoding EF-hand domain-containing protein, giving the protein MTTEQELHSLFNNLDRDQDGKVSIHELFLNPGLSAVISSETNTTSPQSLIAQYDSDEDGSITFEELRQAVKRASNLT; this is encoded by the coding sequence ATGACAACCGAGCAAGAGCTTCACTCTCTTTTTAATAACTTAGATCGTGATCAAGACGGCAAAGTCTCCATTCATGAGCTTTTTTTAAATCCTGGCTTAAGTGCAGTCATCTCATCAGAAACAAATACCACTAGCCCCCAGAGCTTAATAGCACAGTATGATTCAGACGAAGACGGCAGTATTACCTTTGAAGAGTTAAGGCAAGCAGTTAAGAGGGCAAGTAATTTAACGTAG